In Microbacterium cremeum, a genomic segment contains:
- a CDS encoding DUF1918 domain-containing protein has product MHASVGDRVVIHGRVVGAAERAGEVIEVRGSDDNPLLVVRYDDGHEAILSPGSDCEVRHAS; this is encoded by the coding sequence ATGCATGCAAGCGTCGGTGACCGCGTGGTCATCCACGGTCGCGTCGTGGGGGCGGCCGAGCGCGCCGGAGAGGTGATCGAGGTGCGCGGGAGCGACGACAACCCGCTCCTGGTCGTCCGCTACGACGACGGGCACGAGGCGATCCTGTCGCCCGGAAGCGACTGCGAAGTCCGGCACGCGTCCTGA
- a CDS encoding SDR family oxidoreductase: protein MTASPRPEEPLTIAVAGGTGVVGSHVVAALEADGHRPVILARSTGVDLTTGAGLDAALDGVDAIVDTANVTTLSAATSVRYFEAATANLLAAAERAGVGHVVVMSIVGIDRMPHDYLAGKLAQERAVERSSVPWTIQRATQFHEFAAQLFERAKVGPLHLAPRGLSQPVAAREVGAHVARLAAGPPRGRVADLAGPREERLDEMVKAYARRTGHRGWIPSVNLPGAQLKAMRAGLGLPGPGATLGTQTFAEWLDELD, encoded by the coding sequence ATGACCGCATCTCCACGCCCTGAGGAACCGCTCACCATCGCCGTCGCCGGAGGCACCGGCGTCGTCGGCAGCCACGTCGTCGCCGCGCTCGAAGCCGACGGGCACCGGCCCGTGATCCTCGCCCGCAGCACCGGCGTCGACCTCACCACCGGCGCGGGCCTGGATGCCGCGCTCGACGGCGTCGACGCGATCGTCGACACCGCCAACGTCACGACGCTGTCCGCGGCGACCTCGGTCCGCTACTTCGAGGCCGCCACCGCGAACCTGCTGGCGGCGGCAGAGCGCGCGGGGGTGGGCCATGTGGTCGTGATGTCGATCGTGGGCATCGACCGGATGCCGCACGACTACCTCGCCGGCAAGCTCGCGCAGGAGCGCGCGGTCGAGCGATCGTCCGTCCCGTGGACGATCCAGCGAGCGACGCAGTTCCACGAGTTCGCGGCACAGCTGTTCGAGCGGGCGAAGGTCGGTCCGCTCCATCTCGCCCCCCGCGGACTCTCCCAGCCGGTGGCGGCGCGAGAGGTGGGCGCGCACGTGGCGCGCCTCGCCGCCGGCCCGCCACGCGGACGCGTCGCCGATCTCGCCGGTCCTCGCGAGGAGCGGCTCGACGAGATGGTCAAGGCGTACGCGCGTCGCACCGGCCACCGCGGCTGGATCCCCTCGGTGAACCTGCCCGGCGCCCAGCTGAAGGCGATGCGTGCGGGACTGGGTCTTCCCGGCCCGGGCGCGACGCTCGGCACGCAGACCTTCGCGGAGTGGCTCGACGAGCTGGACTGA
- a CDS encoding SDR family oxidoreductase, with product MKLAVAGGTGLTGAHLVDVARARGHEVIVLSRRTGVELLSGAGLAGTLDGVDAVIDVANVTTNKPDVSVSFFAGATKSLLAAERAARVPHHLALTIVGADAAPDGYYAGKLVQERLIAGGGVPWTVLRATQFHEYAALLFHRGRAGAHLAPRGRVQPVAAREVAAHLVLLAERAPQGRAAELAGPREEELSDMVRRYARAIGYRGPVPAVNAPGAWGHALRGGALLPGPGAVLGEQTFSEWLDALPDA from the coding sequence GTGAAGCTCGCGGTCGCCGGCGGCACCGGACTCACCGGCGCCCACCTCGTCGACGTCGCCCGCGCCCGCGGCCACGAGGTGATCGTCCTGTCACGGCGGACCGGTGTCGAGCTGCTGAGCGGAGCGGGCCTGGCCGGCACGCTCGACGGAGTCGACGCGGTCATCGACGTCGCCAACGTCACGACGAACAAGCCCGACGTGTCGGTGTCGTTCTTCGCCGGGGCGACGAAGAGCCTGCTCGCGGCCGAGCGCGCGGCGCGGGTGCCGCACCACCTCGCCCTCACGATCGTGGGCGCGGATGCCGCACCCGACGGGTACTACGCCGGCAAGCTCGTGCAGGAGCGGCTGATCGCGGGGGGCGGCGTGCCCTGGACGGTGCTGCGTGCGACGCAGTTCCACGAGTACGCCGCGCTGCTGTTCCACCGCGGACGCGCCGGCGCGCACCTCGCTCCGAGAGGCCGCGTGCAGCCGGTCGCCGCCCGCGAGGTCGCGGCGCACCTCGTCCTTCTCGCCGAGCGTGCACCGCAGGGCAGGGCCGCGGAGCTCGCCGGTCCGCGCGAGGAGGAACTCTCCGACATGGTGCGCCGGTATGCGCGCGCGATCGGGTATCGCGGGCCGGTCCCCGCGGTGAACGCCCCCGGCGCGTGGGGCCACGCGCTGCGCGGGGGCGCGCTTCTTCCCGGCCCGGGGGCGGTGCTCGGCGAGCAGACCTTCTCCGAGTGGCTCGACGCGCTCCCCGACGCGTGA
- the sigJ gene encoding RNA polymerase sigma factor SigJ: MDGIDALEGERRTLLALAYRMLGTVADAEDAVQETYVRWYRMTDAERAAIENPGAWLTRVASRVCLDMLGSARARRERYVGEWLPEPVPGDSPIAASVSVDPLDRVTLDDAVSTALLVVLESLSPAERVAFVLHDVFGVPFAEIAETVGRSPDAARQLASQARRHVRERRAGAATREEHDAVAQAFAQATATGDLDALVALLDPEVVARSDGGGRVSAARRPVVGADRVARFLLGLPRLQPDAVLSPVQTADGLAFLATVGGRPDAVVSVAVAHGRITDVFLVRNPDKLTLWSGPAPEEPGAPG, from the coding sequence ATGGACGGCATCGACGCGCTGGAGGGCGAGCGCCGTACGCTGCTGGCCCTCGCGTACCGCATGCTCGGCACCGTGGCCGACGCCGAGGACGCCGTGCAGGAGACGTACGTCCGCTGGTATCGCATGACGGATGCCGAGCGCGCCGCGATCGAGAACCCCGGCGCGTGGCTGACACGGGTGGCGAGCCGCGTGTGCCTCGACATGCTGGGGTCGGCCCGGGCACGCCGTGAGCGCTACGTCGGCGAGTGGCTGCCGGAGCCGGTACCGGGGGATTCGCCGATCGCGGCATCCGTCTCCGTCGATCCACTGGATCGCGTGACGCTCGACGATGCCGTCTCGACCGCCCTGCTCGTCGTGCTCGAGTCGCTCTCGCCTGCCGAGCGGGTGGCGTTCGTGCTGCACGACGTCTTCGGCGTGCCGTTCGCCGAGATCGCCGAGACGGTGGGCCGCAGTCCGGATGCCGCACGCCAGCTCGCATCGCAGGCCCGGCGGCACGTGCGGGAGCGGCGCGCCGGAGCGGCGACGCGCGAGGAGCATGACGCCGTCGCGCAGGCATTCGCGCAGGCGACCGCGACCGGCGACCTCGACGCGCTCGTGGCGCTCCTGGACCCGGAGGTCGTCGCGCGCAGCGACGGCGGCGGACGGGTGTCGGCGGCGCGGCGACCCGTCGTGGGCGCGGACAGGGTCGCGCGGTTCCTGCTCGGCCTGCCGCGGCTGCAGCCCGACGCGGTGCTCTCACCGGTCCAGACCGCCGACGGGCTGGCGTTCCTGGCGACCGTGGGCGGGCGCCCCGACGCGGTCGTCTCGGTCGCCGTCGCGCACGGCCGCATCACCGACGTCTTCCTCGTGCGCAACCCCGACAAGCTCACGCTGTGGTCCGGTCCGGCGCCGGAGGAGCCGGGCGCGCCCGGCTAG